In Pseudomonas sp. PDM14, a genomic segment contains:
- a CDS encoding DUF883 family protein: MAFFTSHKAHQKALHSIETEIEHLIRSLDTLKGELGEESSKSLRGLRSGAERALGHSRALLGEAYEEVRERTLQAGAATRDYSREHPVATASIVALGVAAVAGWLLLRDHE; this comes from the coding sequence ATGGCCTTTTTCACTTCGCACAAAGCGCACCAGAAAGCCCTGCACAGCATTGAAACCGAGATCGAACACCTGATTCGCAGCCTCGACACGCTGAAAGGCGAACTGGGCGAAGAGTCCAGCAAATCCCTGCGCGGCCTGCGCAGCGGTGCCGAACGCGCCCTCGGCCACTCCCGCGCCCTGCTCGGCGAGGCCTATGAAGAAGTCCGCGAGCGCACCCTGCAGGCCGGCGCGGCCACCCGCGACTACAGCCGCGAGCATCCGGTGGCCACCGCCAGCATCGTGGCCCTCGGTGTTGCCGCCGTCGCCGGCTGGCTGCTGCTGCGCGACCACGAGTAA
- a CDS encoding dodecin, which produces MSDHHTYKLIDLVGSSKTSIEDAVSNALAEAAKSVRNLEWFEVVETRGHIVDGKVGHYQVTLKVGFRIGDS; this is translated from the coding sequence ATGTCGGACCATCACACTTACAAGCTCATCGACCTGGTCGGATCGTCGAAAACCAGCATCGAGGACGCCGTCAGCAATGCGCTGGCCGAAGCCGCCAAATCGGTGCGCAACCTCGAATGGTTTGAAGTCGTGGAGACCCGTGGGCATATCGTCGACGGCAAGGTTGGCCACTATCAGGTGACCTTGAAAGTCGGCTTCCGCATCGGCGACAGCTAA
- a CDS encoding DUF1161 domain-containing protein encodes MKRLLLAATLFSLAGSALAAGKPCDELKAEIDAKLKDKGVAAYTLEVVDKGSVTDKTVVGSCEAGSKEIVYQRG; translated from the coding sequence ATGAAACGACTGCTGTTGGCAGCAACCCTGTTTTCCCTCGCCGGTTCCGCCCTTGCCGCGGGCAAGCCGTGTGACGAACTGAAGGCCGAGATCGACGCCAAACTCAAGGACAAGGGCGTCGCCGCCTACACCCTGGAGGTCGTCGACAAGGGCAGCGTCACCGACAAGACCGTGGTCGGCAGCTGCGAAGCGGGAAGCAAGGAAATCGTCTACCAGCGCGGCTGA
- a CDS encoding LLM class flavin-dependent oxidoreductase — MTRLATTPLAVLDLAPIRDDGSPAQAMHNSLALAQHVERLGFSRYWVAEHHNMDGIASSATAVLLGYLAANTSTLRLGSGGIMLPNHAPLVVAEQFGTLASLYPGRIELGLGRAPGADQATARALRRDRLGSADDFPQDVEELQALLGPRQPGQRVIAMPGADTNVPIWLLGSSLFSAQLAAQKGLPYAFASHFAPRYLHQAIRIYRDNFQPSAVLDKPYVMIGVPLIAAPTDEEAEFLATSVYQRVLALMRGESLVLRPPVASMVGRWQPHEQQAVGDFLGLAVIGGPEKVRARLDVLLEQTQADELIFTCDVYESADRLRSFEILAGLR; from the coding sequence ATGACTCGATTGGCCACTACTCCACTCGCCGTGCTCGACCTGGCGCCGATTCGCGACGACGGCAGCCCGGCGCAGGCCATGCACAATTCCCTGGCCCTGGCGCAGCACGTCGAACGCCTGGGTTTCTCGCGCTACTGGGTCGCCGAGCACCACAACATGGACGGCATCGCCAGTTCCGCCACCGCCGTGCTGCTGGGCTACCTGGCGGCCAATACCAGCACCCTGCGCCTCGGCTCCGGCGGCATCATGCTGCCCAACCATGCACCGCTGGTGGTGGCCGAACAGTTCGGCACCCTGGCCAGCCTGTACCCCGGGCGCATCGAGCTGGGCCTGGGCCGAGCACCAGGCGCCGATCAGGCCACCGCGCGTGCCTTGCGCCGTGATCGCCTGGGCAGCGCCGACGACTTTCCCCAGGATGTCGAGGAACTGCAGGCCCTGCTCGGCCCGCGTCAGCCTGGCCAGCGGGTGATCGCCATGCCCGGCGCCGATACCAACGTGCCGATCTGGCTGCTCGGGTCCAGCCTGTTCAGTGCCCAGCTGGCCGCGCAGAAGGGCTTGCCCTACGCCTTTGCCTCGCACTTTGCGCCGCGCTACCTGCACCAGGCGATCCGTATCTACCGCGACAACTTCCAGCCCTCGGCGGTGCTCGACAAGCCCTACGTGATGATCGGCGTACCGCTGATTGCCGCGCCCACCGACGAGGAGGCCGAATTCCTCGCCACCAGCGTATACCAGCGCGTGCTCGCCCTGATGCGTGGCGAGAGCCTGGTGCTGCGCCCGCCGGTGGCGTCGATGGTCGGCCGCTGGCAGCCGCACGAGCAGCAGGCGGTGGGCGACTTCCTCGGCCTGGCGGTGATCGGGGGGCCGGAGAAGGTCCGCGCGCGGCTGGACGTGCTGCTGGAGCAGACCCAGGCCGACGAGCTGATTTTCACCTGCGACGTCTACGAATCGGCAGATCGCCTGCGCAGCTTCGAGATCCTTGCCGGCTTGCGCTGA
- a CDS encoding OsmC family protein, producing the protein MKKTASAHWQGGIKDGKGTISTQSGALKANPYGFNTRFEGQPGTNPEELIGAAHAGCFSMALSLQLGEAGMTAESIDTQAEVVLEKDDSGFTITAVNLTLKAKIPGADRAKFEQAVEAAKTGCPVSKLLNAEITLQASLES; encoded by the coding sequence ATCAAGAAGACGGCATCGGCGCACTGGCAAGGCGGCATCAAGGACGGCAAGGGCACCATCTCGACCCAGAGCGGCGCCCTCAAGGCCAACCCCTACGGCTTCAACACGCGCTTCGAGGGCCAACCGGGGACCAACCCGGAAGAGCTGATCGGTGCGGCGCATGCCGGCTGTTTCTCCATGGCGTTGTCGCTGCAGCTGGGCGAGGCGGGCATGACCGCCGAGAGCATCGACACCCAGGCCGAAGTGGTGCTGGAGAAGGACGACAGCGGCTTCACCATCACCGCCGTCAATCTGACCCTCAAGGCCAAGATCCCCGGCGCCGACCGCGCCAAGTTCGAGCAGGCCGTGGAAGCGGCGAAGACCGGTTGTCCGGTGTCCAAGCTGCTCAACGCCGAGATCACCCTGCAGGCTTCGCTGGAAAGCTGA
- a CDS encoding aminopeptidase yields the protein MLPPSLIALLDRTRRASVPLLLAALLSGCASLEYYAQLGRGHLDLLRARQPVADLLADPAQDPALQRRLQQTQLARRFASSHLALPDNGSYRVYAPLQRPYVVWNVFATPELSLAPQTHCFPIAGCVAYRGYYALGRARGAAALLQRQGLDTYVGGVEAYSTLGWFDDPLLSTMLRWDDQRLAALIFHELAHQRLYVQDDTAFNESFASFVEEQGLQQWRASQGLAETDAGGEQQRRQFTALILASRERLQQLYDGPLDDAHKRAAKAAEFERLRAEYRQLRDGQWQGDRRYDAWINAPLNNAKLLPFGLYDQWVPAFAALFREVEGDWPAFYARAEQLGRLAPEARLQALQRLNAR from the coding sequence ATGTTGCCGCCCTCTCTCATCGCCTTACTCGACCGCACCCGGCGCGCCTCGGTTCCCCTGCTGCTCGCCGCGCTGCTGAGCGGTTGCGCCTCGCTGGAGTACTACGCGCAGCTCGGTCGCGGCCATCTCGACCTGCTCCGTGCCCGCCAGCCGGTGGCCGACCTGCTCGCCGATCCGGCGCAGGACCCCGCCCTGCAACGCCGTCTGCAGCAGACGCAGCTGGCCCGGCGTTTCGCCAGCAGCCACCTGGCCCTGCCCGACAACGGCAGCTACCGGGTGTACGCCCCGTTGCAGCGTCCCTACGTGGTGTGGAACGTGTTCGCCACCCCTGAACTCTCCCTGGCGCCGCAGACCCATTGCTTCCCCATCGCCGGTTGCGTCGCCTACCGCGGCTACTACGCCCTCGGTCGTGCGCGCGGCGCGGCGGCGTTGTTGCAGCGGCAGGGGCTGGACACCTACGTCGGTGGTGTCGAAGCCTATTCGACCCTCGGCTGGTTCGATGACCCGCTGCTCAGCACCATGCTGCGCTGGGACGACCAGCGCCTGGCCGCGTTGATCTTCCATGAGCTGGCCCACCAGCGTCTGTACGTGCAGGACGACACCGCCTTCAACGAGTCCTTCGCCAGCTTCGTCGAGGAGCAGGGCCTGCAGCAGTGGCGTGCCAGCCAGGGGCTCGCCGAAACGGATGCCGGTGGCGAGCAGCAACGGCGGCAGTTCACCGCGCTGATCCTGGCCAGCCGCGAGCGCCTGCAACAGCTCTACGACGGCCCGCTCGACGACGCCCACAAGCGTGCGGCCAAGGCCGCCGAGTTCGAACGCCTGCGTGCCGAATACCGCCAGCTGCGCGACGGCCAGTGGCAGGGCGACCGGCGCTACGACGCCTGGATCAACGCGCCCCTGAACAACGCCAAGCTGTTGCCCTTCGGCCTCTATGACCAGTGGGTACCGGCCTTCGCTGCGCTGTTCCGCGAGGTCGAGGGCGACTGGCCGGCCTTCTACGCTCGCGCCGAACAGCTGGGGCGGCTGGCACCGGAGGCGCGGCTGCAGGCTCTGCAACGCCTGAATGCCCGTTAG
- a CDS encoding DUF1161 domain-containing protein, whose amino-acid sequence MAVALGLLSGATLAAPKSCEALKQEIEVKVQAAGVASYTLEIVANDEVEDDNMVVGSCANGTRKIIYQKNG is encoded by the coding sequence ATGGCCGTGGCGCTCGGCCTGCTCAGCGGTGCGACGCTGGCGGCGCCGAAGTCCTGCGAGGCACTCAAGCAGGAGATCGAGGTGAAGGTGCAGGCCGCCGGCGTGGCCAGCTACACCCTGGAGATCGTCGCCAACGACGAGGTCGAGGACGACAACATGGTGGTCGGCAGCTGCGCCAACGGCACGCGCAAGATCATCTACCAGAAGAACGGTTGA
- a CDS encoding DUF3649 domain-containing protein: MKPISTSRARSLVLLSRVAAAIFGGYALTSGAVIFLGAVLPLPKSQAILAASLASFTVYTLAIVWVFAVQDNRRAWLGLLLPAVVLAVAGWWLGRGMA; the protein is encoded by the coding sequence ATGAAACCCATATCTACTTCCCGCGCGCGTTCGCTCGTGCTGCTCTCGCGGGTCGCCGCCGCTATTTTCGGTGGCTACGCCCTGACCTCGGGCGCCGTGATCTTCCTCGGCGCCGTGCTGCCGCTGCCCAAGAGCCAGGCCATCCTGGCCGCCTCGCTGGCCAGCTTCACCGTCTACACCCTGGCCATCGTCTGGGTCTTCGCGGTGCAGGACAACCGCCGCGCCTGGCTCGGCCTGCTGCTGCCGGCCGTGGTACTGGCCGTGGCCGGCTGGTGGTTGGGGAGGGGCATGGCATGA
- a CDS encoding PepSY-associated TM helix domain-containing protein codes for MTQTVEKEGLRQSMAWLHTWGGLWACWVLFVVFLTGTLGVFDEPITRWMKPHLPQAAEATGDTGMDDGFDRPQAVRMGLAWFRENQPGAHFWGVGLPSDEDPSIRLFWQDPQENFHNTRIDSKTGAPVDGSQERDSEGGHHFVHMHFEFHGGTAGIWLVGFFTMAMLVGLVSGVITHKRIFKDFFTFRPGKGQRSWLDAHNAVSVLSLPFQLMIAYTGLATFYALYMPVGIATHYSNEDAYFADLLAQPEHQEITGIAAPLAKADELLVRGEQQLQRPVSFVSIEHPNDTSASVQLFGRFIEKTGEYRLLGDGGGRVFFNGVTGEQTDIQMPGELRGGASQDVQSVMANLHFAAFGGHAARWLYFICGLAGAAMMATGAILFMVKRRQRSLNEFGARTPQVYRVIEVLNIGSITGLGIACIAFFWGNRIIPLGVSDRPEWEIATFFAVWLATFVHAALRPATRAWIEQLVVTALLCLALPLLNWLVVGDQFVSYLQRGDGERAGVELVAIALGLLNLWAARRVWQKSRQPAKATSRRDSVRTADAGVA; via the coding sequence ATGACGCAGACCGTCGAGAAGGAAGGCCTGCGCCAGTCCATGGCCTGGCTGCACACCTGGGGCGGGCTGTGGGCCTGCTGGGTGCTGTTCGTGGTGTTCCTCACCGGTACCCTCGGGGTGTTCGATGAGCCGATCACGCGCTGGATGAAGCCGCACCTGCCGCAGGCCGCCGAGGCCACCGGCGATACCGGCATGGACGATGGCTTCGACCGGCCGCAAGCGGTGCGCATGGGCCTCGCCTGGTTCAGGGAAAACCAGCCCGGCGCGCACTTCTGGGGGGTTGGCCTGCCGTCCGACGAGGACCCGTCGATCCGCCTGTTCTGGCAGGACCCGCAGGAGAACTTCCACAACACCCGCATCGACTCGAAGACCGGCGCACCGGTGGACGGCTCGCAGGAGCGCGACAGCGAGGGCGGCCACCACTTCGTGCACATGCACTTCGAGTTCCACGGTGGCACCGCCGGCATCTGGCTGGTCGGCTTCTTCACCATGGCCATGCTGGTCGGCCTGGTCAGCGGGGTGATCACCCACAAGCGCATCTTCAAGGACTTCTTCACCTTCCGTCCGGGCAAGGGCCAGCGCAGCTGGCTGGATGCGCACAACGCGGTGTCGGTGTTGAGCCTGCCGTTCCAGCTGATGATCGCCTACACCGGCCTGGCCACCTTCTACGCGCTGTACATGCCGGTGGGCATCGCCACCCACTACAGCAACGAAGACGCCTACTTCGCCGACCTGCTGGCCCAGCCGGAACACCAGGAAATCACCGGCATTGCCGCGCCGCTGGCCAAGGCGGATGAGCTGCTGGTGCGCGGTGAGCAGCAGCTGCAACGCCCGGTGAGCTTCGTCAGCATCGAGCACCCCAACGACACCAGCGCCTCGGTGCAGCTGTTCGGTCGCTTCATCGAGAAGACGGGCGAGTACCGCCTGCTCGGCGACGGTGGCGGCCGGGTGTTCTTCAATGGCGTGACCGGCGAGCAGACCGACATCCAGATGCCGGGCGAGCTGCGCGGTGGCGCCTCGCAGGACGTGCAGTCGGTGATGGCCAACCTGCACTTCGCCGCATTCGGCGGGCACGCCGCACGCTGGCTGTACTTCATCTGTGGCCTGGCTGGCGCGGCGATGATGGCCACCGGGGCGATCCTGTTCATGGTCAAGCGGCGCCAGCGTTCGCTGAACGAGTTCGGCGCGCGCACGCCGCAGGTCTACCGGGTGATCGAGGTGCTCAACATCGGCTCCATCACCGGCCTGGGTATCGCCTGCATCGCCTTCTTCTGGGGCAACCGGATCATCCCGCTGGGTGTCAGCGACCGGCCGGAGTGGGAAATCGCCACCTTCTTCGCCGTCTGGCTGGCGACCTTCGTGCACGCCGCCTTGCGCCCGGCGACCCGCGCCTGGATCGAGCAGCTGGTGGTCACCGCCCTGCTCTGCCTGGCCCTGCCGCTGCTCAACTGGCTGGTAGTTGGCGACCAGTTCGTCAGCTACCTGCAGCGTGGCGACGGCGAACGTGCCGGCGTCGAGCTGGTGGCCATCGCCCTCGGCCTGCTCAACCTGTGGGCCGCGCGCCGCGTCTGGCAGAAGAGCCGGCAACCGGCGAAGGCCACGTCGCGCCGCGACAGCGTGCGCACGGCCGACGCGGGGGTGGCGTGA
- a CDS encoding DUF3325 domain-containing protein: protein MLLGSALCYAGMAALCLGMDRHHQQVWSRKAPLRQRGLRLLGWLLLAVALWPCIQAWGSSVGVVIWFGLLSAAALVLVLLLPYRPKGAALLMGLALLGSLPVLVWSAA from the coding sequence CTGCTCCTCGGTAGCGCCCTGTGCTACGCCGGCATGGCCGCGCTGTGCCTGGGCATGGACCGTCATCACCAGCAGGTCTGGTCGCGCAAGGCGCCGCTGCGCCAGCGAGGCCTGCGCCTGCTTGGCTGGCTGCTGCTGGCCGTGGCTCTGTGGCCGTGCATTCAGGCTTGGGGCAGCTCGGTCGGCGTGGTCATCTGGTTCGGCCTGTTGTCCGCCGCTGCCCTGGTGCTGGTGCTGCTGTTGCCGTATCGACCAAAAGGCGCGGCCCTGCTGATGGGCCTGGCCCTGCTGGGCAGCCTGCCCGTGCTGGTGTGGAGCGCTGCCTGA
- a CDS encoding efflux RND transporter periplasmic adaptor subunit — translation MSAPSRLFLRRSLLLAVPVVVLAALWRWNAEPDPAFATEAVGRGDVEATVVAIGTLQPRESVDVGAQVSGQVTRLHVEPGDRVEKGQLLAEIDASLHQATVEADRAALDGLRAQLEEQQAQFDLARQQHQRQQRLVVDEATREEDVQVAAAALKAAQARLKQLRAQIAESQARLKGNEAQLSYTRLYAPIAGTVLGVDVKQGQTLNATYQTPTVLRIADLSAMTAWTKVSEADIRQLKPGLGLYFTTLGGDGRRWHATVRQILPSPPLPPAASGEAGAAAPVMKAVQYTVLFDVDNQDGELMPQMTAQVTFVTAAARGVLTVPLEALQAVEGQVGLFRARVLNAKGRPEAREVHIGARSRQRGEVLDGLREDEQLVTAELPDTHVARFQW, via the coding sequence ATGAGTGCCCCTTCCCGCCTGTTTCTGCGCCGCAGCCTGCTGCTGGCGGTGCCTGTTGTCGTGCTCGCGGCGCTGTGGCGGTGGAACGCCGAGCCCGACCCGGCGTTCGCCACCGAGGCCGTCGGCCGTGGTGATGTCGAGGCCACGGTGGTGGCCATCGGTACCCTGCAGCCGCGTGAGTCGGTGGATGTCGGCGCCCAGGTATCCGGTCAGGTCACCCGCCTGCATGTCGAGCCGGGTGACCGGGTCGAGAAGGGCCAGCTGCTCGCCGAGATCGACGCCAGCCTGCACCAGGCCACGGTCGAAGCCGACCGCGCGGCCCTCGACGGCCTGCGTGCGCAGCTCGAGGAGCAGCAGGCGCAGTTCGACCTGGCGCGCCAGCAGCACCAGCGCCAGCAGCGCCTGGTGGTGGACGAGGCGACCCGCGAGGAAGACGTGCAGGTCGCCGCTGCTGCGCTCAAGGCCGCCCAGGCGCGCCTCAAGCAGCTGCGCGCGCAGATCGCCGAGAGCCAGGCGCGTCTCAAGGGCAACGAGGCGCAGCTCAGCTACACGCGGCTGTACGCGCCGATTGCCGGCACCGTGCTCGGCGTCGACGTGAAGCAGGGCCAGACCCTCAACGCCACTTACCAGACGCCGACCGTGCTGCGCATCGCCGACCTTTCGGCGATGACCGCCTGGACCAAGGTCTCCGAAGCCGATATCCGCCAGCTCAAGCCGGGCCTCGGCCTCTACTTCACCACCCTCGGTGGCGACGGCCGCCGCTGGCACGCGACGGTGCGCCAGATCCTGCCGTCGCCGCCGTTGCCGCCGGCCGCATCCGGGGAAGCCGGTGCTGCGGCGCCGGTGATGAAGGCGGTGCAGTACACCGTGCTGTTCGACGTCGACAACCAGGACGGCGAGCTGATGCCGCAGATGACCGCCCAGGTCACCTTCGTCACCGCCGCCGCGCGGGGCGTGCTCACCGTGCCGCTGGAGGCGTTGCAGGCGGTGGAAGGCCAGGTCGGCCTGTTTCGCGCCCGCGTGCTGAATGCCAAGGGTCGCCCGGAAGCGCGCGAGGTGCATATCGGTGCGCGCAGCCGCCAGCGCGGCGAGGTGCTGGATGGCCTGCGCGAGGACGAACAACTGGTCACCGCCGAGCTGCCGGACACCCACGTGGCGAGGTTCCAGTGGTAG
- a CDS encoding MacB family efflux pump subunit — protein MVAAGTPLIELENIRRCYGGHDGAPEVAVLRGVSLAIGAGEFVAIVGTSGSGKSTLMHLLGCLDRPTSGTYRFAGRDVAAFDADQLAWLRREAFGFVFQGYHLIATESARENVEVPALYAGMSAEQRRERASALLARLGLGERLEHRPSQLSGGQQQRVSIARALMNGGRIILADEPTGALDSHSGQEVMALLRELAAAGHTVILITHDRDVAAQAQRVIEIRDGAIISDSGAPDERAQASAPALPVPDMAQAGQGERLPWWKTFDEVSRSAWRVMWLNRFRTALTLLGIVIGVASVIVMLAIGLGTKHKVMAQMASMGATTLYLYSAQPQEGGPWGVLTEADMIAVAKLPEVDLATPVIGNQLTVQYGNASRDIYVYSSNEQLPGIHHWPLAQGRFFNAAEDEALAPVVVLGHKARQQFFRDEPQPLGKQLLIGDAPFEVIGVMAEKGKESGADYYDEMVFIPYKAGRARVYQDILEPEYATLTAISTSQVNAAGEAVRELLLARHGREDFAVDNAAAKVQAEADTQDSMTRMLGLIAAVSLLVGGIGVMNVMLMTVRERTREIGIRMATGARQRDILQQFLGEAVLVTLVGGSIGVLLGLLVGAALIVAGVPLIFSLSAMLAAFACAVATGLLFGYLPAKTAAALDPVVALAAE, from the coding sequence GTGGTAGCTGCCGGCACGCCATTGATCGAGCTGGAGAACATCCGCCGCTGCTATGGCGGCCACGATGGCGCCCCGGAAGTGGCGGTGTTGCGCGGCGTCAGCCTGGCCATCGGCGCCGGTGAGTTCGTCGCCATCGTCGGTACCTCCGGCTCCGGCAAGTCGACCCTGATGCACCTGCTCGGCTGCCTCGACCGGCCGACCTCGGGCACGTACCGTTTCGCCGGCCGCGATGTCGCCGCGTTCGACGCCGATCAGTTGGCCTGGCTGCGCCGCGAGGCGTTCGGCTTCGTCTTCCAGGGCTACCACCTGATCGCCACCGAGTCGGCGCGCGAGAACGTCGAAGTCCCTGCGCTGTACGCCGGCATGTCCGCCGAGCAGCGCCGCGAACGCGCCAGCGCCCTGCTCGCCCGCCTGGGCCTCGGCGAGCGACTGGAACATCGTCCCAGCCAGCTCTCCGGCGGCCAGCAGCAGCGGGTATCGATTGCCCGCGCGCTGATGAACGGCGGGCGCATCATCCTCGCCGACGAGCCCACCGGCGCCCTCGATTCGCACAGCGGCCAGGAAGTCATGGCCCTGCTGCGCGAGCTGGCGGCGGCCGGGCACACGGTGATCCTGATCACCCACGACCGCGACGTGGCGGCTCAGGCGCAGCGGGTGATCGAGATCCGCGACGGCGCGATCATCAGCGACAGCGGCGCTCCGGATGAGCGGGCCCAGGCTTCGGCGCCGGCGCTGCCGGTCCCGGACATGGCGCAGGCCGGGCAGGGTGAACGCCTGCCCTGGTGGAAGACCTTCGACGAGGTGTCGCGCTCGGCCTGGCGGGTGATGTGGCTCAACCGCTTCCGCACCGCGCTGACCCTGCTCGGCATCGTCATCGGCGTGGCCTCGGTGATCGTCATGCTCGCCATCGGTCTGGGCACCAAGCACAAGGTGATGGCACAGATGGCCTCGATGGGCGCCACCACGCTGTACCTGTACAGCGCGCAGCCGCAGGAAGGCGGGCCCTGGGGTGTGCTCACCGAGGCGGACATGATCGCGGTGGCCAAGCTGCCGGAGGTCGACCTGGCCACGCCGGTGATCGGCAACCAGCTCACCGTGCAGTACGGCAACGCCTCGCGCGACATCTACGTGTATTCCAGCAACGAGCAACTGCCCGGCATCCACCACTGGCCGCTGGCGCAGGGGCGCTTCTTCAACGCCGCCGAGGACGAGGCGCTGGCGCCGGTGGTGGTGCTCGGGCACAAGGCGCGGCAGCAGTTCTTCCGCGACGAACCGCAGCCGCTGGGCAAGCAGCTGCTGATCGGCGATGCACCGTTCGAGGTCATCGGGGTGATGGCCGAGAAGGGCAAGGAATCCGGCGCCGACTACTACGACGAGATGGTCTTCATTCCCTACAAGGCCGGCCGCGCGCGGGTCTACCAGGACATTCTCGAGCCCGAATACGCCACCCTCACCGCGATCTCCACCAGCCAGGTCAACGCCGCGGGCGAGGCGGTGCGCGAGCTGCTGCTGGCGCGCCATGGCCGCGAGGATTTCGCCGTCGACAACGCCGCCGCCAAGGTCCAGGCCGAGGCCGACACCCAGGACAGCATGACCCGCATGCTCGGCCTGATCGCCGCCGTGTCGCTGCTGGTCGGCGGCATCGGCGTGATGAACGTGATGCTGATGACCGTACGTGAACGCACCCGCGAGATCGGCATCCGCATGGCCACCGGCGCGCGCCAGCGCGACATTCTCCAGCAGTTCCTCGGCGAGGCGGTGCTGGTCACCCTGGTCGGCGGCAGCATCGGTGTGCTGCTCGGCCTGCTGGTCGGCGCGGCGCTGATCGTCGCTGGCGTGCCGCTGATCTTTTCCCTGAGCGCCATGCTCGCCGCCTTCGCCTGCGCAGTGGCCACCGGCCTGCTGTTCGGCTACCTGCCGGCGAAGACCGCCGCCGCCCTCGACCCGGTTGTCGCGCTGGCGGCGGAATAG
- a CDS encoding efflux transporter outer membrane subunit, which produces MKHRLLPLFAALVLGGCARQEPLASAMPLAPTQWQHAAQAATPISSDWWHGFANAELDRLVEQALQANDDLAAAVARVRQAEASARMAGAPLLPQLDGNLGAGREGPLGGDAEVAGTGYSAGLAASYEVDLWGRLHAGRDSALAQLQASQFDRAALQITLSAGVVSSWLQRVGLDQRLRIAVLNLDNAERVLRTVESRQNAGAATRLELAQQRGVVAEQRRALAALSQQSEDSRVALAVLLGQGSSAQLGLAEQHLEVLYLPTVAAGVPSELLVRRPDLARAEAQLAAANADVQAARAALLPRLNLTANAGGNARRVSDVFADPVYSLAAALVAPIFDGGYLAANRDLAVARHAELLADYRSQVVSAFADVQLALNALAGIEAQWQAQQAVLEQAELAFRLSESRYRAGAETLLTLLDTQRTLYAAQDDSAQLQLARLQAGVALYRALGGGWQASDLARLSE; this is translated from the coding sequence ATGAAGCATCGCCTGTTGCCCCTGTTTGCCGCGCTCGTCCTGGGCGGTTGTGCCCGCCAGGAACCGCTCGCCAGCGCCATGCCGCTTGCCCCGACGCAGTGGCAGCACGCCGCGCAGGCGGCAACGCCGATCAGCAGCGACTGGTGGCACGGCTTCGCCAATGCCGAGCTGGATCGCCTGGTCGAGCAGGCGCTCCAGGCCAACGATGACCTGGCCGCCGCCGTGGCCCGCGTGCGTCAGGCCGAAGCCAGCGCGCGCATGGCCGGCGCACCGTTGCTGCCGCAGCTCGACGGCAACCTCGGTGCCGGCCGCGAGGGGCCTCTGGGCGGTGATGCCGAGGTGGCCGGGACCGGCTATTCGGCCGGTCTGGCGGCGAGCTACGAGGTCGACCTCTGGGGCCGTCTGCACGCGGGGCGTGACAGCGCCTTGGCCCAGCTGCAGGCCAGCCAGTTCGATCGCGCGGCGCTGCAGATCACCCTCAGTGCCGGTGTGGTGTCGAGCTGGCTGCAGCGTGTCGGCCTGGACCAGCGCCTGCGCATCGCCGTGCTCAATCTGGACAACGCCGAGCGCGTGCTGCGTACCGTCGAGTCGCGGCAGAACGCCGGTGCCGCCACGCGCCTGGAGCTGGCACAGCAGCGCGGCGTGGTCGCCGAACAACGCCGCGCCCTCGCCGCGCTGAGCCAGCAGAGCGAGGACAGTCGCGTAGCCCTCGCCGTGTTGCTGGGTCAGGGCAGCAGCGCCCAGCTGGGCCTGGCCGAGCAACACTTGGAGGTTCTGTACCTGCCAACGGTTGCCGCCGGCGTGCCCAGCGAACTGCTGGTAAGGCGCCCGGACCTGGCGCGTGCGGAAGCGCAACTGGCTGCCGCCAACGCCGATGTGCAGGCCGCCCGCGCCGCGTTGCTGCCCCGCCTGAACCTGACGGCGAATGCCGGTGGCAATGCCCGCCGGGTTTCCGATGTGTTCGCCGACCCGGTTTATTCCCTGGCGGCGGCGCTGGTCGCGCCGATCTTCGACGGCGGTTACTTGGCCGCCAACCGCGATCTCGCCGTGGCGCGCCACGCGGAATTGCTGGCCGACTACCGCAGCCAGGTCGTCAGTGCCTTCGCCGACGTGCAGCTGGCGCTCAACGCCCTGGCCGGCATCGAGGCGCAGTGGCAGGCGCAGCAGGCGGTGCTGGAGCAGGCCGAGCTGGCCTTCCGTCTGTCCGAGTCGCGCTACCGGGCCGGTGCGGAAACCCTGCTCACCCTGCTCGACACCCAGCGCACCCTGTACGCCGCCCAGGATGACAGCGCCCAGCTGCAACTGGCGCGGCTACAGGCCGGCGTGGCGCTGTACCGCGCCCTTGGCGGTGGTTGGCAGGCCAGCGACCTGGCGAGGCTTAGCGAGTGA